From one Sciurus carolinensis chromosome 9, mSciCar1.2, whole genome shotgun sequence genomic stretch:
- the LOC124993792 gene encoding cytochrome b-c1 complex subunit 1, mitochondrial isoform X2, translated as MAASAVCRAAGTRAQALLRTRRSPALLRAPALRSAATFAQALQSVPETQVSLLDNGLRVASEQSSQPTCTVGVWINAGSRYETEKNNGAGYFVEHLAFKGTKNRPSNALEKEVESMGAHLNAYSTREHTAYYIKALSKDLPKAVELLADIVQNCSLEDSQIEKERDVILREMQENDASLRDVVFDYLHATAFQGTPLAQAVEGPSENVRKLSRADLTEYLSRHYKAPRMVLAAAGGVEHRQLLDLAQKHFSSISATYPDDTVPTLSPCRFTGSEIRHRDDALPLAHVAIAVEGPGWSNPDNVALQVANAILGHYDCTYGGRVHLSSPLASVAVANKLCQSFQTFNICYAETGLLGAYFVCDRMSIDDMMFFLQGQWMRLCTSATESEVIRGKNILRNALVSHLDGTTPVCEDIGRSLLTYGRRIPLAEWESRIAEVDAHVVREVCSKYFYDQCPAVAGMGPIEQLPDYNRIRSGMFWLRF; from the exons ATGGCGGCGTCCGCAGTTTGCCGTGCAGCGGGCACCCGGGCACAAGCTCTTCTGCGCACTCGCCGCTCG CCGGCACTGCTGAGGGCGCCTGCCTTACGGAGTGCCGCAACCTTCGCCCAGGCCCTCCAGAGTGTGCCAGAGACTCAGGTCAGCCTGTTGGACAATGGGCTGCGAGTGGCCTCGGAGCAGTCCTCCCAACCTACCTGCACG GTGGGAGTATGGATCAATGCTGGCAGTCGTTATGAGACTGAGAAGAACAATGGGGCAGGCTACTTTGTGGAGCATCTAGCTTTCAAG GGAACAAAGAATCGGCCTAGCAATGCCTTGGAGAAGGAGGTAGAGAGCATGGGGGCCCACCTTAATGCCTACAGCACTCGGGAGCACACAGCTTACTACATCAAGGCACTGTCCAAGGACCTGCCAAAAG CTGTGGAGCTCCTGGCTGACATTGTGCAGAACTGCAGCCTGGAAGACTCCCAGATTGAGAAGGAACGAGATGTGATCCTGCGGGAAATGCAGGAGAATGATGCCTCCTTGCGGGATGTGGTCTTTGACTACTTGCATGCAACAGCGTTCCAGGGCACACCTTTAGCCCAGGCTGTGGAAGGGCCCAGTGAGAATGTCAG GAAACTGTCTCGTGCAGACTTGACTGAGTACCTGAGCAGGCATTATAAGGCTCCTCGCATGGTGCTGGCAGCAGCTGGAG GAGTGGAGCACCGGCAACTACTAGACCTCGCCCAGAAGCACTTCAGCAGCATCTCTGCGACATACCCAGATGACACTGTGCCTACTCTAAGTCCGTGCCGCTTCACTGGAAGTGAG ATTCGCCACCGTGATGATGCCCTGCCTTTGGCCCATGTTGCCATTGCAGTAGAGGGACCTGGTTGGTCCAACCCAGACAATGTGGCCCTCCAAGTGGCCAATGCCATCCTTGGCCACTATGACTGCACTTATGGTGGTCGTGTG CACCTGTCTAGCCCACTGGCTTCAGTTGCTGTGGCCAACAAGCTATGCCAGAGTTTCCAGACCTTCAATATCTGCTATGCAGAGACTGGGTTGCTGGGTGCATACTTCGTCTGTGACCGCATGAGCATTGATGACATGATGTTCTTCCTGCAGGGCCAGTG GATGCGCCTGTGCACCAGTGCCACAGAGAGTGAGGTGATTCGGGGCAAAAACATCCTCAGAAATGCCCTGGTATCTCATCTGGATG GTACCACTCCTGTGTGTGAGGATATTGGACGCAGCCTCCTGACCTATGGCCGCCGCATCCCCCTGGCTGAGTGGGAGAGTCGGATTGCG GAGGTGGATGCCCATGTGGTGCGTGAGGTCTGCTCCAAGTATTTCTATGACCAGTGTCCAGCAGTGGCTGGAATGG GTCCAATTGAGCAGCTCCCTGACTACAACCGGATTCGTAGTGGCATGTTCTGGCTGCGCTTCTAG
- the LOC124993792 gene encoding cytochrome b-c1 complex subunit 1, mitochondrial isoform X1: MAASAVCRAAGTRAQALLRTRRSQPALLRAPALRSAATFAQALQSVPETQVSLLDNGLRVASEQSSQPTCTVGVWINAGSRYETEKNNGAGYFVEHLAFKGTKNRPSNALEKEVESMGAHLNAYSTREHTAYYIKALSKDLPKAVELLADIVQNCSLEDSQIEKERDVILREMQENDASLRDVVFDYLHATAFQGTPLAQAVEGPSENVRKLSRADLTEYLSRHYKAPRMVLAAAGGVEHRQLLDLAQKHFSSISATYPDDTVPTLSPCRFTGSEIRHRDDALPLAHVAIAVEGPGWSNPDNVALQVANAILGHYDCTYGGRVHLSSPLASVAVANKLCQSFQTFNICYAETGLLGAYFVCDRMSIDDMMFFLQGQWMRLCTSATESEVIRGKNILRNALVSHLDGTTPVCEDIGRSLLTYGRRIPLAEWESRIAEVDAHVVREVCSKYFYDQCPAVAGMGPIEQLPDYNRIRSGMFWLRF, encoded by the exons ATGGCGGCGTCCGCAGTTTGCCGTGCAGCGGGCACCCGGGCACAAGCTCTTCTGCGCACTCGCCGCTCG CAGCCGGCACTGCTGAGGGCGCCTGCCTTACGGAGTGCCGCAACCTTCGCCCAGGCCCTCCAGAGTGTGCCAGAGACTCAGGTCAGCCTGTTGGACAATGGGCTGCGAGTGGCCTCGGAGCAGTCCTCCCAACCTACCTGCACG GTGGGAGTATGGATCAATGCTGGCAGTCGTTATGAGACTGAGAAGAACAATGGGGCAGGCTACTTTGTGGAGCATCTAGCTTTCAAG GGAACAAAGAATCGGCCTAGCAATGCCTTGGAGAAGGAGGTAGAGAGCATGGGGGCCCACCTTAATGCCTACAGCACTCGGGAGCACACAGCTTACTACATCAAGGCACTGTCCAAGGACCTGCCAAAAG CTGTGGAGCTCCTGGCTGACATTGTGCAGAACTGCAGCCTGGAAGACTCCCAGATTGAGAAGGAACGAGATGTGATCCTGCGGGAAATGCAGGAGAATGATGCCTCCTTGCGGGATGTGGTCTTTGACTACTTGCATGCAACAGCGTTCCAGGGCACACCTTTAGCCCAGGCTGTGGAAGGGCCCAGTGAGAATGTCAG GAAACTGTCTCGTGCAGACTTGACTGAGTACCTGAGCAGGCATTATAAGGCTCCTCGCATGGTGCTGGCAGCAGCTGGAG GAGTGGAGCACCGGCAACTACTAGACCTCGCCCAGAAGCACTTCAGCAGCATCTCTGCGACATACCCAGATGACACTGTGCCTACTCTAAGTCCGTGCCGCTTCACTGGAAGTGAG ATTCGCCACCGTGATGATGCCCTGCCTTTGGCCCATGTTGCCATTGCAGTAGAGGGACCTGGTTGGTCCAACCCAGACAATGTGGCCCTCCAAGTGGCCAATGCCATCCTTGGCCACTATGACTGCACTTATGGTGGTCGTGTG CACCTGTCTAGCCCACTGGCTTCAGTTGCTGTGGCCAACAAGCTATGCCAGAGTTTCCAGACCTTCAATATCTGCTATGCAGAGACTGGGTTGCTGGGTGCATACTTCGTCTGTGACCGCATGAGCATTGATGACATGATGTTCTTCCTGCAGGGCCAGTG GATGCGCCTGTGCACCAGTGCCACAGAGAGTGAGGTGATTCGGGGCAAAAACATCCTCAGAAATGCCCTGGTATCTCATCTGGATG GTACCACTCCTGTGTGTGAGGATATTGGACGCAGCCTCCTGACCTATGGCCGCCGCATCCCCCTGGCTGAGTGGGAGAGTCGGATTGCG GAGGTGGATGCCCATGTGGTGCGTGAGGTCTGCTCCAAGTATTTCTATGACCAGTGTCCAGCAGTGGCTGGAATGG GTCCAATTGAGCAGCTCCCTGACTACAACCGGATTCGTAGTGGCATGTTCTGGCTGCGCTTCTAG